From the Theobroma cacao cultivar B97-61/B2 chromosome 2, Criollo_cocoa_genome_V2, whole genome shotgun sequence genome, one window contains:
- the LOC18608760 gene encoding protein NUCLEAR FUSION DEFECTIVE 6, chloroplastic/mitochondrial isoform X1, translating to MASFGAAARSIVRSSSARNAAARLAPQAKANASPSPFRVSSRIPLSNRIFRCPVEASFCVESMLPYHTATASALMTSMLSISRRSYGWLPEGQDKTR from the exons ATGGCATCCTTTGGCGCCGCCGCCAGATCAATTGTCCGATCAAGCTCTGCTCGCAACGCTGCGGCTCGGCTCGCCCCCCAAGCCAAAGCCAATGCCTCTCCTTCGCCGTTTCGTGTCTCCTCCAGAATTCCTCTCTCCAACCGCATTTTCAG GTGTCCAGTTGAAGCGAGTTTTTGCGTGGAATCGATGCTACCGTATCACACGGCAACTGCTTCTGCTTTGATGACTTCGATGCTCTCCATTTCTCGCCGCAGCTATGGTTGGCTTCCTGAAG GCCAAGACAAGACTAGATGA
- the LOC18608758 gene encoding reticulon-like protein B18 produces the protein MDSISTPPSHRSNPNSQTKSASRLARIGCSVIESEEQKRPTIPHLSLDHISPSPKKTTTPTSPSAVSLRSSTNSLPLQELLLLSPASPLRRSRSRLADRIEMAEEGAAEQGSSRRRCKSRAAQMGLLGCGSPRNNRRSRRRMEMELREDRDLVLGDEMGKPRKRRHSGKSKKEKLSLVPCLPSSCSSPKAEDSEKGNLDRMGEMIGDLVMWRDVAKSSLWFGFGCLCFFSSFFTKGVTFSIFSLISQIGLLFLGVSFFSNSICHNVEKRNEFKLSEEDFLKLARLILPATNLAISKTRELFSGEPSMTLKVAPLLLLGAEYGHIITLRRLCAFGFFLSFSLPKLYSCYSSPISQKAGYMKQWVIEAWGACSHKKVVAASAATAFWNLSSVKTRVFTAFISLVIIRYYRQHQVQKSDEEEAEELEVEQPEQALVVAGEKSQKN, from the exons ATGGATTCAATTTCAACCCCGCCTTCCCATCGCTCGAACCCAAACTCTCAGACCAAATCGGCTTCTCGTTTAGCAAGAATCGGCTGCTCTGTTATTGAATCGGAAGAGCAAAAAAGACCCACAATCCCACATCTCTCTTTGGACCACATTTCTCCGTCTCCCAAGAAGACGACGACTCCTACTTCACCATCCGCTGTTTCTCTCAGATCATCCACCAACTCTCTTCCTCTCCAAGAACTTCTGCTTCTCTCCCCCGCTTCTCCTCTGCGAAGATCAAGATCCCGACTCGCTGATAGGATTGAAATGGCAGAGGAAGGTGCCGCAGAGCAAGGTAGTTCTCGGAGGAGGTGCAAAAGCAGAGCTGCCCAGATGGGTCTTTTGGGATGTGGGTCGCCTAGGAATAATAGAAGGTCAAGGAGGAGAATGGAGATGGAGTTAAGAGAAGATAGGGATTTGGTTTTGGGTGATGAGATGGGGAAACCAAGAAAAAGGCGGCATAGTGGGAAATCGAAGAAGGAGAAGCTCAGTTTGGTGCCTTGTCTTCCTTCTTCATGTTCGTCTCCAA AAGCTGAAGATTCCGAAAAAGGTAATCTTGACCGAATGGGGGAAATGATTGGTGATTTGGTTATGTGGAGAGATGTTGCAAAGTCAAGCCTGTGGTTTGGATTTGGATGTTTatgtttcttctcttctttttttaccAAAGGAGTTACTTTTAG CATTTTCTCCTTGATATCTCAAATCGGTCTTCTGTTTTTGGGCGTTTCCTTCTTCTCGAACTCAATATGTCATAATGTTGAGAAGAGGAATGAATTCAAGCTGAGCGAAGAAGATTTTTTGAAACTAGCTAGACTGATACTTCCAGCTACGAATCTTGCAATTTCAAAGACAAGAGAGCTCTTCTCTGGGGAACCATCCATGACCCTCAAG GTAGCTCCATTGCTCCTCCTTGGAGCTGAGTATGGCCACATTATAACCCTGCGGAGGCTCTGTGCATTTG GGTTTTTCTTAAGCTTCTCCTTGCCAAAACTTTATTCATGCTACTCCAGTCCGATAAGTCAGAAAG CTGGGTACATGAAACAATGGGTCATTGAAGCTTGGGGAGCTTGCTCTCATAAAAAGGTTGTGGCAGCTTCAGCAGCCACAGCCTTTTGGAATCTCTCTAGCGTAAAAACTCGTGTTTTCACTG CATTCATATCCCTGGTAATAATCAGGTATTACCGTCAACATCAAGTGCAAAAGTCAGATGAAGAGGAGGCAGAAGAGCTGGAAGTAGAGCAGCCAGAGCAGGCTTTGGTGGTGGCAGGAGAGAAATCACAGAAGAACTAA
- the LOC18608759 gene encoding uncharacterized protein At4g28440, with protein MATATAPSTGQVTAKRKPVFVKVEELKPGTGGHTLIVKVVETTPVKPSQRPNRARSLLSRPAPPARIAECLVGDETGTIIFTARNEQVDLMKHGATVILRNAKIVMFKRTTMRLAVDKWGRIEVTEPAKFEVKEDNNLSLVEYELVTVPDQGLN; from the exons atggCCACAGCGACGGCGCCTTCGACGGGACAGGTGACGGCGAAGAGAAAGCCGGTTTTCGTGAAAGTGGAGGAGTTGAAGCCGGGTACAGGCGGGCACACTTTGATCGTCAAAGTGGTAGAGACGACCCCAGTGAAGCCTTCCCAGAGGCCCAACAGGGCCCGTTCTCTCCTATCCCGGCCCGCCCCTCCGGCTCGTATCGCTGAGTGCCTTGTCGGGGACGAGACTGGCACCATCATCTTCACTGCTCGCAACGAACAAG TTGACCTTATGAAGCATGGTGCAACTGTGATTTTGCGTAATGCCAAGATTGTTATGTTCAAGCGAACGACAATGAGGCTAGCAGTCGACAAGTGGGGACGTATCGAGGTGACTGAACCTGCTAAGTTTGAGGTTAAAGAAGATAACAATCTTTCTTTAGTTGAATATGAGCTTGTTACAGTTCCTGATCAGGGTCTGAATTAG
- the LOC18608760 gene encoding protein NUCLEAR FUSION DEFECTIVE 6, chloroplastic/mitochondrial isoform X4 produces MASFGAAARSIVRSSSARNAAARLAPQAKANASPSPFRVSSRIPLSNRIFRCPVEASFCVESMLPYHTATASALMTSMLSISRRSYGWLPEGL; encoded by the exons ATGGCATCCTTTGGCGCCGCCGCCAGATCAATTGTCCGATCAAGCTCTGCTCGCAACGCTGCGGCTCGGCTCGCCCCCCAAGCCAAAGCCAATGCCTCTCCTTCGCCGTTTCGTGTCTCCTCCAGAATTCCTCTCTCCAACCGCATTTTCAG GTGTCCAGTTGAAGCGAGTTTTTGCGTGGAATCGATGCTACCGTATCACACGGCAACTGCTTCTGCTTTGATGACTTCGATGCTCTCCATTTCTCGCCGCAGCTATGGTTGGCTTCCTGAAG GCCTGTAG
- the LOC18608760 gene encoding protein NUCLEAR FUSION DEFECTIVE 6, chloroplastic/mitochondrial isoform X2 has protein sequence MASFGAAARSIVRSSSARNAAARLAPQAKANASPSPFRVSSRIPLSNRIFRCPVEASFCVESMLPYHTATASALMTSMLSISRRSYGWLPEACNDDV, from the exons ATGGCATCCTTTGGCGCCGCCGCCAGATCAATTGTCCGATCAAGCTCTGCTCGCAACGCTGCGGCTCGGCTCGCCCCCCAAGCCAAAGCCAATGCCTCTCCTTCGCCGTTTCGTGTCTCCTCCAGAATTCCTCTCTCCAACCGCATTTTCAG GTGTCCAGTTGAAGCGAGTTTTTGCGTGGAATCGATGCTACCGTATCACACGGCAACTGCTTCTGCTTTGATGACTTCGATGCTCTCCATTTCTCGCCGCAGCTATGGTTGGCTTCCTGAAG CTtgcaatgatgatgtgtga
- the LOC18608760 gene encoding protein NUCLEAR FUSION DEFECTIVE 6, chloroplastic/mitochondrial isoform X3 gives MASFGAAARSIVRSSSARNAAARLAPQAKANASPSPFRVSSRIPLSNRIFRCPVEASFCVESMLPYHTATASALMTSMLSISRRSYGWLPEGI, from the exons ATGGCATCCTTTGGCGCCGCCGCCAGATCAATTGTCCGATCAAGCTCTGCTCGCAACGCTGCGGCTCGGCTCGCCCCCCAAGCCAAAGCCAATGCCTCTCCTTCGCCGTTTCGTGTCTCCTCCAGAATTCCTCTCTCCAACCGCATTTTCAG GTGTCCAGTTGAAGCGAGTTTTTGCGTGGAATCGATGCTACCGTATCACACGGCAACTGCTTCTGCTTTGATGACTTCGATGCTCTCCATTTCTCGCCGCAGCTATGGTTGGCTTCCTGAAG GTATCTAG